A genomic window from Panthera tigris isolate Pti1 chromosome B4, P.tigris_Pti1_mat1.1, whole genome shotgun sequence includes:
- the LOC107181007 gene encoding translation initiation factor IF-2-like: MCARQEWRPAGHERLFTYCSCSRQYHDQGACGPVPRDAATFPAREERNSSVCSPRTRKGVSPQGCVRPGRRVQGRGRAAQVFLGGAPLLAGRLGPRWLRTRRRTAGGRARAHPAQGGGPGPEPRRGPQGAGRGETGLCGGANHPDRAWGKTRHPAASRGGGVGGGEGAPRPGLTARERFPELTPNQEAGPGRVSGPLDDWTKVSQDIQTPN, encoded by the coding sequence ATGTGTGCCCGGCAGGAATGGCGGCCTGCAGGCCACGAGCGCCTTTTCACTTATTGCTCTTGTTCCAGGCAGTATCACGATCAGGGGGCCTGTGGGCCGGTGCCTCGGGATGCGGCGACTTTCCCAGCCCGGGAGGAGAGGAACTCCTCGGTGTGTTCGCCGAGGACCCGCAAAGGCGTGAGCCCGCAGGGTTGCGTCCGGCCAGGGAGGCGCGTGCAGGGGCGCGGCCGGGCGGCGCAGGTGTTCCTCGGAGGCGCGCCCCTGCTGGCCGGGCGGTTGGGGCCGCGGTGGCTCAGGACGAGACGGAGGACCGCCGGCGGCCGTGCCCGCGCGCACCCGGCGCAGGGAGGAGGGCCGGGCCCCGAGCCGCGGCGGGGACCCCAGGGCGCCGGGCGCGGCGAGACGGGGCTGTGCGGCGGCGCGAACCACCCCGACCGGGCGTGGGGCAAAACCCGCCACCCGGCGGCGTCGCGGGGTGGGGGCGTGGGAGGCGGCGAGGGAGCTCCCAGGCCGGGGCTCACCGCCAGGGAGCGGTTCCCGGAGCTGACCCCGAACCAGGAGGCGGGCCCCGGGAGGGTATCTGGGCCACTTGACGACTGGACAAAAGTTTCCCAAGACATTCAGACTCCAAACTAG